In Phragmitibacter flavus, the following are encoded in one genomic region:
- a CDS encoding beta strand repeat-containing protein: MPTRPLFFLLSILVVVLPPLAHAQSHNWIGSAGGNWSDPANWAGGSIPSPDNGPFRILTFSNANNQTSNNDITPVSAGVNIDDITFAAGAGAYTLTGTLLDMLGTSASNTDTADITNNSVNTQTIDLNLIARGDFTSALLFNTAAGNIIVNGIISQVGIPNIQKEGAFTLTLNGANTHTGITTINAGTLEAAILANAGVASSLGASSTASSNLVFNGGTLHYTGAANGSTNRGFTLNTNTSTLKTNAGIKATFGGVITGAGNLTITENSSIAFTNGASNFTGVTTINQNALLQVSSLPLGGSTSSLGSSTSDSTNLVFNGGTLEFTGGSAVGTDRGFTLNALGGTLSTVLNSGIRMDGVIVGTGPLNLSGAGYVALTNELNNFSGVITINNGSFLEVRRASVLGEVDADSHTIINNGGTLDLNPNGGNGAGGSIAVAEFITVQSGGIIRNRGSNNSLTNLVTLAGNAIINTDGTNLTIAAGQLSGPAGFTKTGSSTLILSGINTFAGDITISAGTLSVNSLLPSGPLGTSTNNIILDGGAFSYNGGANAITRGFTLTANGGALSAPTAYRVGGKISGDGPLAITGSSYVALSNNDNDYTGVTTIAAGASAYLRNNNVLGATGLASRTEVNGSLVLDPGGASGSGTSLNLTETLNFNDGSTVRVLNQNNTLSGPVAFTGGTTSGDIADNTILTFNTPITGNGGFTLNHLNGTIKNGRVVLTGSNSYSGPTTLVNGNFQVGNTSIGSSTSATTVETPAILSGTGTINALTTLAGTLSPGDNGGTSVGSLTLADLALKDGATLLFKITAANTTIPNQAALATLADPAQSGANDFISVTNTLSSDPNVVLNLNLDFTGLTLVEGMVFDLIDAPTFALTGTPTYNITITGGTLDPALKIDTSRFADAGLLAIVAIPEPTRALLILLGLSLIGLRRRRTFAHLSIGPGN, from the coding sequence ATGCCCACACGCCCCCTTTTTTTCCTGCTTTCGATTCTCGTCGTTGTCCTCCCACCGCTGGCCCACGCCCAATCCCACAATTGGATCGGCTCCGCAGGCGGCAACTGGAGCGACCCCGCCAACTGGGCAGGCGGCAGCATTCCGAGCCCCGACAACGGCCCCTTCCGCATCCTGACTTTCTCCAACGCCAACAACCAGACCTCCAACAACGACATCACTCCGGTATCTGCTGGCGTCAATATCGACGACATCACCTTCGCCGCCGGAGCCGGAGCCTACACCCTCACCGGCACCCTGCTCGACATGCTCGGCACCTCCGCCAGCAATACTGACACCGCCGACATCACCAACAACTCCGTCAACACTCAAACCATCGACCTCAACCTCATCGCCCGCGGCGATTTCACCAGCGCCCTTCTCTTCAACACCGCCGCCGGCAACATCATCGTCAACGGCATCATCAGCCAGGTCGGCATCCCCAACATTCAGAAAGAAGGTGCCTTCACCCTCACCCTCAACGGAGCAAACACCCACACCGGCATCACCACCATCAATGCCGGCACCCTTGAAGCCGCCATCCTCGCCAACGCCGGCGTCGCCAGCTCGCTCGGAGCCTCCTCCACCGCCTCCAGCAACCTCGTCTTTAATGGCGGCACGCTCCACTACACCGGCGCTGCCAACGGCAGCACCAATCGCGGCTTCACTCTCAACACCAATACCAGCACCTTAAAAACCAATGCCGGCATCAAGGCCACCTTCGGCGGAGTCATCACTGGCGCAGGCAATCTCACCATCACCGAGAACAGCAGCATTGCCTTCACCAACGGCGCCAGCAACTTCACCGGCGTCACCACCATCAATCAGAACGCCCTGCTGCAAGTCTCCTCCCTTCCCCTTGGCGGATCCACCAGTTCTCTCGGATCTTCCACCAGCGATTCTACCAACCTCGTTTTCAACGGCGGCACCCTCGAATTCACCGGAGGCTCCGCCGTCGGCACCGATCGCGGTTTCACCCTCAACGCCTTGGGCGGCACCCTTTCCACGGTCCTCAACAGCGGTATCCGCATGGATGGCGTCATCGTCGGCACCGGCCCTCTCAACCTCAGCGGCGCAGGCTACGTCGCCCTCACCAACGAGCTCAACAACTTCTCCGGCGTCATCACCATCAACAACGGCTCGTTCCTCGAAGTCCGCAGAGCCAGCGTCCTTGGCGAAGTCGATGCCGACAGCCACACCATCATCAACAACGGCGGCACCCTCGATTTGAACCCCAACGGCGGCAACGGAGCGGGCGGCAGCATTGCCGTGGCGGAGTTCATCACGGTTCAGTCGGGTGGCATCATCAGGAACCGTGGATCCAACAACTCACTCACCAACCTCGTCACCCTCGCGGGCAACGCAATCATTAACACCGACGGCACCAATCTCACCATCGCTGCCGGTCAACTCAGCGGACCCGCAGGCTTCACCAAAACCGGCAGCAGCACCCTCATCCTCAGCGGCATCAACACCTTCGCTGGTGACATCACCATCAGCGCCGGCACCCTCAGCGTCAACTCCCTCCTCCCCTCCGGCCCCCTCGGCACCAGCACCAACAACATCATCCTCGACGGCGGTGCCTTCAGCTACAACGGCGGAGCCAACGCCATCACCCGCGGCTTCACCCTCACTGCCAACGGCGGTGCCCTCTCCGCCCCAACCGCCTACCGGGTCGGCGGCAAAATCAGTGGCGACGGACCCCTCGCCATCACCGGTTCCTCCTACGTCGCCCTCTCCAACAACGACAACGACTACACCGGCGTCACCACCATCGCCGCAGGCGCCTCCGCCTACCTTCGCAACAACAACGTCCTCGGTGCCACCGGTCTTGCCAGCCGCACCGAAGTCAACGGCAGCCTCGTCCTCGATCCCGGTGGCGCCAGCGGCAGCGGCACCAGCCTCAACCTCACCGAGACCCTCAACTTCAACGACGGCTCCACCGTCCGTGTTCTCAACCAAAACAACACCCTCAGCGGCCCCGTCGCTTTTACCGGTGGCACCACCAGCGGTGACATCGCCGACAACACCATTCTCACCTTCAACACCCCCATCACCGGCAACGGCGGCTTCACGCTCAACCACCTCAATGGCACCATCAAAAACGGTCGCGTTGTGCTCACCGGCTCCAACTCCTACTCCGGCCCCACCACCCTCGTGAACGGCAACTTCCAAGTCGGCAACACCAGCATCGGCTCCAGCACCAGCGCCACCACCGTCGAAACCCCCGCCATCCTCTCCGGCACCGGCACCATCAACGCCCTCACCACCCTCGCCGGCACCCTCAGTCCCGGCGACAACGGCGGCACCAGTGTCGGCTCCCTCACCCTCGCCGACCTCGCCCTCAAAGACGGCGCCACCCTCCTGTTTAAAATCACCGCCGCCAACACCACCATCCCCAACCAGGCCGCCCTCGCCACCCTCGCCGATCCCGCCCAGTCCGGCGCCAACGATTTTATCAGTGTCACCAACACCCTCAGCTCCGATCCCAACGTCGTCCTCAATCTCAATCTCGACTTCACCGGCCTAACCCTCGTCGAAGGCATGGTCTTCGACCTCATCGACGCCCCCACCTTTGCCCTCACCGGCACCCCCACTTACAACATCACCATCACCGGCGGAACCCTAGACCCCGCCTTAAAAATCGACACCTCCCGCTTCGCCGACGCCGGCCTCCTCGCCATCGTCGCCATCCCCGAACCCACCCGCGCCCTATTAATATTGCTCGGCCTGTCCCTCATCGGACTTCGCCGACGCCGGACTTTCGCTCACCTTTCCATCGGACCGGGAAACTAA
- a CDS encoding class I SAM-dependent methyltransferase produces the protein MRLYDVIGKDYAKTRLADARIVGGLDEGLGLAHSSTILDVGAGTGKYSRALADLGFTVLALEPSEVMRGQSSLHPRVRMIAAAAEDIPLPSNSADGAIMVLALHHFSDRKKALAEILRVIGNGPLVIFSFQPQTLNRFWLADYFPTLGREGGSSFSHLEDVAEEVRLLTGRTVREIPFLLPRDLEDRFAAAGWAEPESYLSPAVRNGISSFALMDPKEVSDGIARLSADLESGTWDSRNGSLRLQDRFDAGYHFIIAEAVAENEETDR, from the coding sequence ATGCGGCTCTACGACGTCATTGGGAAAGACTACGCGAAGACACGACTGGCCGATGCCCGGATCGTTGGCGGACTTGATGAAGGTCTCGGTCTCGCCCATTCGTCCACCATCCTGGACGTGGGTGCAGGGACGGGCAAGTATTCGCGGGCATTGGCAGATTTGGGTTTCACCGTGCTCGCACTGGAACCCTCCGAGGTCATGCGTGGGCAGAGTTCATTGCATCCACGCGTCAGGATGATCGCCGCAGCTGCTGAGGATATCCCACTCCCATCGAACTCGGCCGATGGCGCAATCATGGTTCTTGCGCTGCACCATTTTTCAGATCGGAAGAAAGCCTTGGCGGAGATATTGCGTGTCATTGGCAACGGTCCGCTGGTGATTTTCAGTTTTCAGCCCCAGACATTAAACCGGTTTTGGCTCGCGGACTACTTTCCGACGCTTGGACGTGAGGGCGGTTCTTCGTTCTCCCATTTAGAAGATGTAGCGGAAGAGGTCCGCTTATTGACCGGTCGCACGGTGCGAGAGATTCCGTTCCTGCTGCCACGTGACTTGGAAGATCGATTTGCAGCGGCAGGATGGGCGGAGCCAGAAAGCTATCTCAGTCCTGCTGTCAGAAATGGCATATCGTCATTTGCCTTGATGGACCCAAAAGAAGTGAGTGACGGAATTGCTCGTCTGTCGGCTGACTTGGAATCGGGAACGTGGGATTCCCGGAATGGTTCACTGCGCCTCCAAGATCGGTTTGATGCGGGTTATCACTTCATTATTGCAGAGGCAGTGGCTGAAAATGAAGAGACGGATAGATAG
- a CDS encoding type II toxin-antitoxin system RelE family toxin yields MASYRVEVTRSASKDIRGIDKQWIPKIVAAIESLGSNPRPSGCKNLVGSEHTYRVRVGDYRIIYDIQDDVLVVLVVKIRHRKDVYR; encoded by the coding sequence ATGGCCTCCTATCGCGTTGAAGTAACCAGGTCAGCGAGCAAGGATATTCGTGGCATCGACAAGCAGTGGATACCAAAAATAGTTGCTGCCATTGAATCTTTGGGGTCTAATCCAAGACCTTCCGGCTGTAAAAATCTCGTTGGATCAGAACACACTTATCGGGTCAGGGTTGGCGACTACAGGATAATTTATGACATTCAAGATGACGTCTTGGTGGTCCTCGTGGTCAAGATTCGCCACCGCAAAGATGTCTATCGCTGA
- a CDS encoding GNAT family N-acetyltransferase, protein MMKTDYEIRRAEVRDGDGLLSLISGLAEYENLEPPDEKARQRLLEDAFGEVPKFEAWLAFVPEREEAVGMVVLLSTYSTFLARPSLYIEDVFVFPEFRGRGIGGALLRKAVELARERGCGRVEWTALDWNVNAQKVYEEKMGARHMKEWFLYRMTGVEMDRFLSAGG, encoded by the coding sequence ATGATGAAGACTGATTATGAGATTCGGCGGGCGGAGGTCCGGGATGGGGATGGATTGTTGAGTTTAATTTCTGGGCTGGCGGAGTATGAGAACTTGGAGCCGCCGGATGAGAAGGCCAGGCAGAGATTGCTGGAAGATGCGTTTGGCGAGGTGCCGAAGTTTGAGGCGTGGCTGGCTTTTGTGCCGGAGCGTGAGGAGGCGGTGGGGATGGTGGTTTTGTTGTCGACTTACTCGACGTTCCTGGCGAGGCCTTCGTTGTATATAGAGGATGTGTTTGTGTTTCCGGAATTTCGGGGGCGAGGGATTGGTGGGGCGTTGCTGAGAAAGGCGGTGGAACTGGCGCGAGAGCGAGGTTGTGGTCGGGTGGAGTGGACGGCGCTGGATTGGAATGTGAATGCGCAGAAGGTTTATGAGGAGAAGATGGGGGCACGTCACATGAAGGAATGGTTTCTTTACAGGATGACAGGAGTGGAGATGGATCGATTTCTTTCCGCAGGTGGCTGA
- a CDS encoding redoxin family protein, producing MKPLAMLLFISSIALGEVPELELPDLAAELHAPLQAGEKAAAVVVFVSPYCPTSNKLVPEVNEIIAAYGDRIKFSLVHADVGVKSEDVQQHLEMFEVKVPVLLDREQKLAKALGVAITPEVVVISKERMVVYQGRINDLYLAATKRQRQATVHDLRVALDEVLAGKPVTVPRTEAVGCKLRQD from the coding sequence ATGAAACCGTTGGCGATGCTGTTGTTCATATCCTCCATTGCTTTAGGAGAGGTGCCAGAGTTGGAGCTGCCTGATCTGGCCGCTGAATTGCATGCTCCGCTGCAGGCAGGAGAAAAGGCGGCGGCTGTGGTGGTGTTTGTTTCGCCTTATTGTCCGACTTCGAACAAGCTGGTGCCGGAGGTCAATGAGATCATCGCGGCGTATGGGGACAGGATTAAGTTCTCGCTCGTGCATGCGGATGTGGGGGTGAAATCGGAAGATGTGCAGCAGCATTTGGAGATGTTTGAGGTGAAGGTGCCGGTGTTACTGGATCGCGAGCAAAAGCTGGCGAAGGCGCTGGGTGTGGCCATCACGCCGGAGGTGGTGGTGATCAGCAAGGAGCGGATGGTGGTGTATCAGGGGAGGATCAATGATCTCTATTTGGCGGCCACGAAACGGCAGCGTCAGGCGACCGTGCATGATCTTCGTGTGGCGTTGGATGAGGTGCTGGCAGGCAAGCCGGTGACGGTGCCGCGCACGGAGGCGGTGGGTTGCAAACTCAGACAGGATTAA
- a CDS encoding ATP-binding cassette domain-containing protein, translating into MRARLNEISKRFGGTVALDELTLDLPAGSVVAVLGLNGAGKSTLLKVMAGVSALDAGTVLYDGEVFHRERLDLRRRLLFTSESPMFFPGKSVLRNLAVFLEVYEKNAAEREERIVELLQETGMAGLVLKEAGTLSRGQVWKLALACAVAVRPELWLVDEPFASGMDVLGLAAFKRVARSLADEGGLVIYTTQLAEMAVGFADYICLLNEGRVALWESSESVKRRLKDEGVEVAELFRGMREEIP; encoded by the coding sequence ATGCGTGCAAGATTAAACGAGATCAGCAAGCGGTTCGGCGGAACGGTGGCGCTGGATGAGCTGACTTTGGATTTGCCTGCGGGCAGTGTGGTGGCCGTTCTTGGATTGAATGGAGCAGGCAAGTCGACGTTGTTGAAGGTGATGGCCGGGGTGTCAGCTTTGGACGCAGGCACAGTGCTATATGACGGCGAGGTGTTTCATCGTGAACGGCTGGATTTGCGACGCAGGTTGTTGTTCACCTCGGAGTCACCAATGTTTTTTCCGGGGAAATCTGTGTTGCGCAATCTGGCGGTTTTTCTTGAGGTGTATGAGAAGAATGCTGCGGAGCGGGAGGAGCGAATTGTGGAATTGTTGCAGGAAACGGGCATGGCTGGATTGGTATTGAAGGAAGCGGGCACATTGTCTCGTGGTCAGGTTTGGAAGCTGGCTTTGGCTTGTGCGGTGGCGGTGCGTCCAGAGTTGTGGTTGGTGGATGAACCTTTTGCCTCGGGCATGGATGTGTTGGGGCTGGCGGCATTCAAACGGGTGGCCAGGAGTTTGGCGGATGAAGGTGGCCTGGTGATTTACACGACCCAACTGGCGGAGATGGCGGTGGGCTTTGCCGACTATATTTGTCTTTTGAATGAGGGTCGGGTGGCGTTGTGGGAGAGCAGTGAAAGTGTCAAAAGACGGTTGAAGGACGAGGGGGTGGAGGTCGCGGAACTGTTTCGCGGGATGCGGGAGGAGATCCCATGA
- the mntR gene encoding transcriptional regulator MntR, with protein sequence MPAARKERSPNSQSPAIEDYLEQIHNLIESKGYARVVDIAQNLKISQASVTNMIQKLDAEGYLNYERYRGVTLTPEGKRVGQAIARRHDVLTRLLAGFGLDPETVHRDVEGMEHHVSKSTLRVLTLIVEELEGNAELLKRLKHKLDG encoded by the coding sequence ATGCCTGCCGCACGCAAAGAACGCTCACCCAACAGCCAGTCCCCGGCGATCGAGGATTATCTGGAGCAGATTCACAATCTCATTGAGAGCAAGGGCTATGCACGGGTGGTGGACATCGCGCAGAATTTGAAGATTTCGCAGGCCAGTGTGACGAACATGATTCAGAAGCTGGATGCGGAAGGGTATCTGAATTATGAGCGGTATCGCGGCGTAACCTTGACGCCGGAAGGCAAACGGGTCGGGCAGGCCATTGCGAGGCGGCATGATGTGCTGACGCGCCTGCTGGCGGGGTTCGGGCTAGATCCGGAGACGGTGCATCGTGATGTGGAAGGCATGGAGCATCACGTAAGCAAAAGCACGCTGCGGGTGTTGACGTTGATTGTGGAGGAGTTGGAGGGGAACGCGGAATTATTGAAGCGGCTCAAGCACAAGCTGGATGGGTGA
- a CDS encoding metal ABC transporter solute-binding protein, Zn/Mn family, translating to MKSLRFFVPAVLGLLLSACGPQSASTDTRLAVLTTTTMITDMVREVGGEDIALMPLMGAGVDPHLYKPSASDARKMREAKVVFYNGLLLEGRMGELFEQVRNDGGAVHELGATVPADKQLAADHDHPDPHIWFDPELWITCIDVVVNGLAAADAPHAENYRQRGADLKARYQAVFDRCKTLVNEIPASNRVLITSHDAFNYFGRAFGFEVVGVQGISTIAEAGLADVAKMVDFIKQRSVKAIFVESSVAHATIERISRDSGAKVGGELFSDALGTPGDTFQFEGTTYDKGTYEGALLYNVTTIVNALK from the coding sequence ATGAAATCTTTGCGATTTTTCGTTCCCGCCGTTCTCGGCCTGCTGCTCAGCGCCTGCGGACCCCAGTCCGCGTCCACCGACACGCGTCTCGCCGTGCTCACCACCACCACCATGATCACCGACATGGTGCGCGAAGTTGGCGGTGAAGACATTGCCCTCATGCCGCTCATGGGTGCTGGCGTCGATCCCCACCTGTATAAACCTTCCGCGTCCGATGCCCGCAAAATGCGCGAAGCCAAAGTCGTCTTCTACAACGGCCTGCTCCTCGAAGGCCGCATGGGCGAACTCTTTGAACAAGTCCGCAACGATGGCGGTGCCGTCCACGAACTCGGAGCCACCGTGCCCGCCGACAAACAACTCGCTGCCGATCACGATCATCCTGATCCACACATCTGGTTCGACCCCGAACTCTGGATCACCTGCATCGACGTCGTCGTCAACGGACTCGCCGCAGCCGATGCCCCCCACGCCGAAAACTACCGCCAGCGCGGAGCCGACCTCAAAGCCCGTTATCAAGCCGTCTTTGATCGCTGCAAAACCCTCGTCAACGAGATCCCCGCCAGCAACCGCGTGCTTATCACCAGTCACGACGCCTTCAATTACTTCGGTCGCGCCTTCGGATTCGAAGTCGTCGGCGTCCAGGGCATCAGCACCATCGCCGAAGCCGGTCTCGCCGATGTCGCCAAAATGGTCGACTTCATCAAACAGCGCAGCGTCAAAGCCATCTTCGTCGAGTCCAGCGTTGCCCACGCCACCATCGAGCGCATCAGTCGCGACTCTGGAGCCAAAGTCGGTGGCGAACTCTTCTCCGACGCCCTCGGCACCCCTGGCGACACCTTTCAATTTGAAGGCACCACCTATGACAAAGGCACCTACGAAGGCGCCCTGCTCTACAACGTCACCACCATCGTCAACGCCCTTAAATAA
- a CDS encoding transporter, producing the protein MHLIHQITASLLLISTVAAQPRELSTDRPDTTESASTVPKGFVQIETELAAYGHDGDTNSKSWAFGEFNFKYGVTDSLDLQLVVSTWQRVEQASDIAEGFGDISVRAKFNLWGNDGGKTALALMPFVTFPTGSDGISSGGTEAGLIIPLAIELPEPFGLGLMTEIDAVYDETTDDHSVEWVNSIVLGIDLIADTGAFIEFVSISSFASDGEWLGYLNTGLTWQPLPDQLQFDGGIRIGTNRAAEDLVFFVGCSTRF; encoded by the coding sequence ATGCACCTCATCCATCAAATCACTGCCTCTCTGCTGCTGATCTCCACCGTTGCCGCCCAACCCCGCGAACTGAGCACCGACCGACCCGACACCACCGAAAGCGCCAGCACGGTTCCCAAAGGTTTCGTTCAGATTGAGACCGAACTCGCCGCCTATGGCCACGACGGTGATACCAATTCCAAGTCTTGGGCCTTCGGTGAATTCAACTTCAAATACGGCGTCACCGATTCCCTCGATCTTCAACTCGTCGTCTCAACGTGGCAACGTGTCGAACAAGCCAGCGACATCGCTGAAGGTTTCGGCGACATCAGCGTCCGCGCCAAGTTCAACCTCTGGGGCAACGACGGCGGCAAAACCGCATTGGCATTGATGCCTTTCGTCACCTTCCCCACCGGCAGCGATGGCATCAGCAGCGGCGGCACCGAAGCCGGACTCATCATCCCGCTCGCCATCGAACTCCCCGAACCCTTCGGCCTCGGCCTGATGACCGAAATCGACGCCGTCTACGATGAAACCACCGACGACCACTCCGTTGAATGGGTCAACTCCATCGTGCTCGGCATCGACCTCATTGCGGACACCGGAGCCTTCATCGAATTTGTCAGCATCAGTTCCTTTGCCTCCGACGGCGAATGGCTGGGTTACCTCAACACCGGCCTCACCTGGCAGCCCCTTCCCGATCAACTCCAGTTTGACGGCGGCATTCGCATCGGCACCAATCGCGCCGCCGAAGATCTGGTCTTCTTTGTCGGTTGCTCCACCCGCTTCTAA
- a CDS encoding metal ABC transporter ATP-binding protein, which translates to MSTALELHDLTVSYHKKPVLYGVDLTVPEGSLVGLIGPNGAGKSTLIKAVMGLLPVSGGWVKVFDEPFAKAKRRVGYVPQRESVDWDFPVNVMDVVLMGRYGHLGWLRRPGKADREKAREALDKVAMLPYANRQISNLSGGQQQRVFLARALAQESDLYLMDEPFAGVDAATERAIITLLQDLKSRGKTILVVHHDLTTVKEYFDRLVLLNMRVVASGPTNEIFTVDLLQKTYGGRLTLLSDVAEASAKSEQGVH; encoded by the coding sequence ATGAGCACCGCGCTCGAACTTCACGACCTCACCGTCTCCTACCACAAAAAACCCGTCCTCTACGGCGTCGACCTCACCGTCCCCGAAGGTTCCCTCGTCGGCCTCATCGGACCCAACGGTGCCGGCAAAAGCACCCTCATCAAAGCCGTCATGGGACTGCTTCCTGTCAGCGGCGGTTGGGTCAAAGTCTTCGACGAACCCTTCGCCAAGGCCAAACGCCGCGTTGGTTATGTGCCCCAGCGCGAATCCGTCGACTGGGACTTCCCCGTCAACGTCATGGACGTCGTGCTCATGGGTCGCTACGGCCATCTCGGCTGGCTGCGCCGACCCGGCAAAGCCGACCGCGAAAAAGCCCGCGAAGCCCTCGACAAGGTCGCCATGCTTCCCTACGCCAACCGTCAAATCTCCAACCTCAGCGGCGGCCAGCAACAACGCGTTTTCCTCGCCCGCGCCCTTGCCCAGGAAAGCGATCTTTACCTGATGGATGAACCGTTTGCCGGCGTCGATGCCGCCACCGAACGCGCCATCATCACTCTTCTTCAAGACCTCAAATCACGCGGCAAAACCATTCTTGTCGTCCACCACGATCTCACCACCGTGAAGGAATACTTTGATCGTCTTGTGCTCCTCAACATGCGCGTCGTCGCCAGTGGACCCACCAACGAAATCTTCACCGTCGACCTCCTGCAAAAAACCTACGGCGGCCGACTCACCCTGTTGAGCGACGTCGCCGAAGCCAGTGCCAAAAGCGAACAAGGAGTGCATTGA
- a CDS encoding iron chelate uptake ABC transporter family permease subunit → MERRRIVGHQSIFILLLLLLLPSSLHAARIGDLTDTDILEQALRFFSFRDEALRTALLGCILLGLNCGLLGSFVVVRRMSLVGDTLSHAVLPGIALGFLWNMSKDPVVILIGATAAGALAMLTVNAITRTTRLKDDAAMGLVLSSFYAIGICLVTMIQRLPTGQKSGIDKFLFGQAAALTPSEVWVMAGTSLVSLTFLALCYRGLLVLSFHREFGESLGLRMAWMHHALMLLTAFAVVTAMQAVGVVLVSAMLIIPASTAYLLTDRMHRLVIIAAVIGMLSAVLGAFFSFLGNNFPTGPFMVLAGAALFSIAFLFSPRHGWLTRMWRHYSRRRRTERENTLKAMYHVLEDRDFHGEGVSLVDLAQRRRETIEEVTHRAAALKNAHLATLTDDGTILHFTPQGLQKAKAIVRNHRLWELYLTNVMLYESDHVHEDAEKIEHVIGEDQVRQLERRLDFPETDPHGKEIPKISSVSHRS, encoded by the coding sequence ATGGAGCGCCGACGTATCGTCGGCCATCAGTCAATCTTCATCCTCCTTCTACTCCTCCTCCTCCCCTCGTCCCTTCACGCCGCCCGCATCGGCGACCTCACCGACACTGACATCCTCGAACAAGCCCTGCGCTTCTTCAGCTTCCGCGATGAAGCCCTGCGCACCGCCCTGCTCGGCTGCATCCTCCTCGGACTCAACTGCGGACTGCTCGGCAGCTTTGTCGTCGTCCGCCGCATGTCTCTCGTCGGCGATACCCTCTCCCACGCCGTCCTCCCCGGCATCGCCCTTGGGTTTCTCTGGAACATGAGCAAGGACCCCGTCGTCATCCTCATCGGTGCCACCGCCGCCGGTGCGCTCGCGATGCTCACCGTCAACGCCATCACCCGCACCACCCGATTAAAGGACGATGCCGCCATGGGCCTCGTGCTTTCCTCTTTCTACGCCATCGGCATTTGTCTCGTCACCATGATCCAACGGTTGCCGACGGGCCAAAAAAGCGGCATCGACAAATTCCTCTTCGGCCAGGCCGCCGCATTGACCCCCTCCGAAGTCTGGGTCATGGCTGGCACCTCGCTCGTGTCGCTGACCTTCCTCGCCCTCTGCTATCGCGGCCTGCTCGTGCTCAGCTTCCATCGTGAATTCGGCGAATCCCTCGGCCTGCGCATGGCATGGATGCATCACGCCCTCATGCTGCTCACCGCTTTTGCCGTGGTCACCGCCATGCAGGCCGTCGGTGTCGTGCTCGTCTCCGCGATGCTCATCATCCCCGCGTCCACCGCCTACCTGTTGACCGACCGAATGCATCGACTCGTCATCATCGCCGCTGTCATCGGCATGCTCTCCGCCGTCCTCGGCGCGTTCTTCTCCTTCCTCGGCAACAACTTCCCCACCGGCCCCTTCATGGTCCTCGCCGGTGCCGCCCTTTTCAGCATCGCCTTCCTGTTCAGTCCCCGACACGGCTGGCTCACCCGCATGTGGCGCCATTACTCACGACGCCGCCGCACCGAACGAGAAAACACCCTCAAAGCCATGTATCACGTCCTCGAAGACCGCGACTTCCACGGCGAAGGCGTTTCGCTCGTCGACCTCGCCCAGCGCCGACGCGAAACCATCGAAGAAGTCACCCACCGCGCCGCCGCCCTCAAGAACGCCCACCTCGCCACTCTCACCGACGACGGCACGATTCTGCATTTCACCCCTCAAGGTCTGCAAAAAGCCAAGGCCATCGTCCGCAACCATCGCCTCTGGGAACTCTACCTCACCAACGTCATGTTATACGAAAGCGATCACGTCCACGAAGACGCCGAAAAAATCGAACACGTCATCGGCGAAGATCAAGTGCGCCAGCTCGAACGGCGACTCGACTTCCCCGAAACCGATCCCCACGGCAAAGAGATCCCAAAAATCTCCTCCGTTTCCCACCGCTCTTGA